Sequence from the Neptunomonas japonica JAMM 1380 genome:
TTCTGCCCATAGAGGCTCATATATCCTCCTCCATGATCAACAATAGTTAATAAACCGTAGCCTCTTAACCAGTCAGAAAATACTACTCTACCATGATGTACTGCAGCTACAGGCCCACCAGTGGTTCCTGAAAGTAATACACCATCGTAACTTAGGTTATTCTGAACACTACCATAAGCACGTAGAATCTTTCCTTTTACTGGCCACTTCAATTTACCTTTAAGACTGGCAAATTTTTTATTATTTTGCGTAAGGTTTGCTGAAGAGATCGACTTCTCGATATCTATTAGAAGCTTTTCCAAGCGCTTTTTGTCACGCCGTAGCTGCTTTAGTTTAGCCTGAGAACTCACAACCCGCTTACCTAAAGCGCTCAGTGATTGCTTACGCTTTTCACGCAAGCTTGTGAGTGACGTCAATGAGCCTTTCAAACGATCACGGTTGTTTATAATAGCTTGCTGTGTTGTATCAATGGACAGGTGTGTTGATTTAAGGTCATTTAACAACGCTTGATATTGTGCCATCTCTTTAACTTGAGCAGAGCTAAAGCGATCATAGTAGTGCGTCATACGCGATATTTGTTCAGGATCTCGCTGGTTCAAGAACATAAAAAGACGAGGCTGAGAACCCAATCGATATTGTTGTCGAATAATCTGCTCTAAACGCTCTTGGCTCTTCTCAAGACGAGCTTCTAACCCAACTTTATCGGCTTGATACCCAGATAAATCTACTTTCAAGGTGCTCAGCTTCTTATCAAGCTGATGGATTTTTTTGCCTAATACACTAATCTCTTGCTCTGTTGTTGCCAATACACGCTCAGCAACACCTTGTTTTTTCCGGTCCCTTTTTAATTGAGATTGAACCTTATTTATATTTTTTTTAAGAGCACTCAACTGTGATTTTGTAGCTTGTCGATCCGCTGCTACGGCATGAGAATTTTTATCCCCCCCCAGAAACAGCGCTAAACAGAAAAAAAGATATAAAAA
This genomic interval carries:
- a CDS encoding murein hydrolase activator EnvC family protein, which translates into the protein MRPFLYLFFCLALFLGGDKNSHAVAADRQATKSQLSALKKNINKVQSQLKRDRKKQGVAERVLATTEQEISVLGKKIHQLDKKLSTLKVDLSGYQADKVGLEARLEKSQERLEQIIRQQYRLGSQPRLFMFLNQRDPEQISRMTHYYDRFSSAQVKEMAQYQALLNDLKSTHLSIDTTQQAIINNRDRLKGSLTSLTSLREKRKQSLSALGKRVVSSQAKLKQLRRDKKRLEKLLIDIEKSISSANLTQNNKKFASLKGKLKWPVKGKILRAYGSVQNNLSYDGVLLSGTTGGPVAAVHHGRVVFSDWLRGYGLLTIVDHGGGYMSLYGQNDSLLKETGDWVSQGEPIATLGSSGGNSEPGLYFAIRHKGKAINPKRWFVRH